AGGCCACGCCTTTGAAACAGAGATGGAGCATGGTGGGTATATTACAATTGATGAAGCTGTCAACAGTAATCATTGGCCAGACTAAatatctgtgtcccaaatagcaccctattgcctatatagtgcactagttttggcCAGCGCCTTATagaccatggtcaaaagtagtgcactacagtatatagggaatatggtaccattAATTATGCATTCTAGATATCTGAATCAACTCATCTTTGACTTTCTTCATTGCCAAAAAGTTGCATTTGTTAAATTgtggtatttttttttttttagatacaaACGTGATTTTAATGTTTCATAAATACACATGCAGTATGTATGGTAAACCTTTAAGCTCTGTTACGTAGCCATTATATTCTCAGTATCTATGATCCCTCTATGCATGACTTGACGCTGTGCTCTGCTGAAAAAGGGATAAAAGTCTATATGCATTTATGATCCTTACAGGTTTCTTGTGTAAACTTGCTTATGATGATATTTAAATAACTTGAATGATTTCAAAGGAATTTGGAACTTCTTTACAGAACTCTGAAACAGAGCAACCCCATTATGTACATACATGTacacagtgcttgacttgggcaggagctcaccggagctgagtaccggagctgagtactggcacctcaaagtttctactgcttgagctcctgttcctatTAAATACAATATTAACTccaaagtattgtggagctcctgcacctaaatataaacagtaccggaacatatttcagtccaagtcaagcactgaatataCAGTATCAAACAAACACATGGCTTGTCACATGATTTGTGATGTTATTTATGTAAATAGCCACTGATGTGTACTGTACAGAGAGATGGCAACCTGGCTCTAATTATGTATTTGtacacttattattattattattatacatttcTGATTGCTGTGTCAAAGAAACATTTTTTTTCTTTAGCCTAATGTGcattcaaaatggcaccctattccttatatagggTATTGCTTTGACGAAAGCACTATAGtttgtggtcaaaagtagtgcactatatagggaatagggtgtgccCTTTGGGACGCACACTAGAGTCTGTTCAGAAGTTGCCTACTGTGGTTATCTCTCAGGAAAGCGTGACATTACCTCTTCTATTTACTTAAAGGacaactccacccaaaaactctCTTTTTGTTATTCTGTTCATTAGTCCATGGATGATATAGTCCCTAAATGtcttgcatgtcagcaatcaagttttcaagatgtataactttcaaaatgcataaatacagccggtatgatgcaTTGAGCATCATATGATGCATCATACCGGCTATATATCTTGATTGCTGACatacaaaacattttgggactatatcaaccaTGGACTAATGAAAAGAATAACAAAAGAGAGTTTTtaggtggaattttcctttaactGTTCCCATAACTCTGCCTCAACTCTCTCTGAAGAACAAGGAAGTGGTCAGACATACAGTAATGTGATGCTGTTTGGGTGCAGATGATTTTATTTGCCTTTTTGGGCCTCAAGAATAACGTATGTGAGACAGAAAGAGTATTGGACTCGTAGAATGGACCCATTCATTGATGTAGCCCTAGATTACTGGTTAAGATTAACTTCATACCTAAACCTTCTTTGACTGTTACCATATACCTACATCAGTACTGTCCCCTAGGGTTACAAAATGCAAATAACTGTcgcaaaattcccaggttttccagacaTCTTCGTTTGATGGATTGAAAGATGCTCTTTGCTTTCTCTCATGAATGTGGATGGTTATGAATCTCCAGGAGTGGTTAGTGACTGCCCTTTTATACAGTAAAACCGCCCTCTCTAAATAACTGGACACAGCAGATGAATTAACACATCAACCCTGAGAGATGACCAACCTCTCTTACTGCTACTGGGATTGCTGGACATGACGCATGAAGACATATCAGAGATGAACATGGAAAATAAATATGAATATTATCTTCACTGCAACATGGTCTGCTGTgctgttaaaaaaaatatatatgatagACAATATTGTTGCAAGCTGATTTAAAGCTTCAAGTGAAGAGTATTATAAAATGAAAATCAACCAGAAAGATGTTATGCAAACAACTGTCTTGGATCTCAGGAGATATATGTTAATAGCTGATCTAGCCTTTAAAACAAGTAATAAGGTACTCTAAACTCATAAGAAATGTATAAAGCATATCGTTATAAGTTTATTCAGTTTTTAGGTAATCATGAACTCTGGTGGCCAGAGCTGTTATTGCATGTTGATCTGTTATTGGTGGATTGTACCCTGAATCCATAGATAAAGATATTATAAAGCAACATCCCCTCAGTATCTGTACCAGAAACTGTTTTTGCatctgaaatgacaccctattccctataaaatgcactatgtagggtatAGGACGCAACCTTGGTGTGTAATCTGCATTGACACTATAAATTAAATCATATGCATCACTATTAGTCGTAAAGTTACATTAGGTTACAGAGGAGTACGGTTCAGTTGAGTGACATGCAGGACTTTCAATGCACAGTAATCTCTCTGAGAGGGATTGTTTAGATTAAGAATTGGTACAGGGACTTTGTTTATGGTTTGTGGTCAACCCAGAAACACTCGGAGGAGAGAGATCCAGGCAGAAATGACTGAGAGCGGCCTCAACTGGTGTGACCTGGAAAAACTTGCCCTGAACCGAGTGAGATGGAGGACATTCATCAACTGCCTATGAAGGGTATGAACTGTACTATAGAGTATTATGAGTAGCCAAATACTGAGAGAAAAAAATCATTGAAAGCTTACCCTCAATATTACTGCTGGGAAGGACATTTCCTTGTGCAATTGAAATAGCATTATGAGCCAGCCCACAGGGTTGTGTAATGTCCTTATTTGTGGTTATTCTCGGTCTTGTAAAGGCTGGAATGTAGTCAATTGGACCTTACATGTGATTGGACACTGTGGGTACACATTCATACTTCCTCTTCCCTTTTTTAACTGAAGTTGTGAtttctctgtggtgtttctgcaTTGGGGACCAAAAGGCAATGTTGTAATGTCATCAGTCTGTTATGGATGTGAAAGTCACACACCATCACCACAATGcataaatgaatgtatttcaCGTTTCACCCGTGTCCTTTTGCATGTGAACAAACTGGCCCTGTTGTAAGTACAGCACAGCATAAGTTGTTGAACATATTAGGCTAAAACAAAGATACCAAATAACCTACAGTAAAAGCAGCTTTTGAGTGTTATCTATTGGCCCATCCCTCCAGATCATAGTACACCTTGTTAGCTGGCAGTCTGTGATAGTTGATACAGATAttacagagcctctctctccagtctgtgTATGTCTTGATTTCATGGGTCTGACGCCACTTGAAGTAAGCCTCATAGCGCCCTCTGTCTGTGGCCAGCTGCTGTAGGAAGGCAGCCAGACGCTCTGTGCTGCTGAAGTCACTGACATGGATGAACGAGCCTGAGGGCACAAAGGCCTCATAGTTAGCCCGAGAGGGCCCCAGAACCACGGGTACTGCCCCTGCTAGGTAGGCATTCCTCCACAGCTTCTCAGTGATGTAGTCTATGGCCACTGAATTCTCAAATGCCAGGTAGAAGTTACAGCGGCCAATGGTGGGTATCAGACTTTGGTCTGTCAGTGGCCTCTTTAGCCAGCGTCCATACACCTCTATAGGAATGTACTTCCTCAGGCTCTGGTAGACTTGACTCCTGGCATGGTCAGGCCTGTAGTTGCTGACCACCCAGCTGGCTAGGCAAGCCCCTTTCTTAGGGATCACatagctgctgctgttgctgtttGGTGGAACCAGAACTTCCACCATCTTCCCATAGGGCATGGGTACGTCAGCGTCCGCTCGGTAGCTCATGGTCCAGTTGAACAGTCCTTTGTACTGGGTCAGGTTTCCGTTGTTCACCGGGGGCTCCAGGGAGAGCCAGAGCCAGCGCTGGGAGGCCGGccgggggaggtggagaggaaggGTGGAGCGGCCCGTCCTCAGCTCATGGTGGTGGAAGACCACAATGTCTGCCTGAGGGTACAGGGAGGTGTTGTCACTGAGGAGGCAGCCTGGGATACCGTACTCATTGCTGCACACGTCTCCCTCCAGGCTGTAGGGGCGGCTGAAGGGCCAGTGCCACAGCAGAATGGTGAGGTTCCTGAGTTGGTATTGATGAGCGGTCCCTATCTGAGCCAGCAGCCTCTTGTGGAGCACATACGAGGAGATGCTGAGGATCATGATGGCGGAGAGGAACAGGGGCATGGAGGCAGCCATCTCTGACACAGGGGATGACAGGCAGGCAACACACTGACTGGTACAATTGCGGCGTACTTTAGTTTAGTCCACGATCATACAATCTCCTTGGGATTTTTACTGTAGAAGTGTAGTATTTCCTCCCTGGTAAGACAAATAGATAAATTAGTATCcaatcagtggtgtagtggaggctacaCACAAGAAACAAAGTTGACCACCTTTTGTGGAAAAATGAATTGAAAGAATATGGAGTGTTATTTTTTTCACCGTGACCGGCGATCAGAGTTTACACACCTACttgttttaccactacatcacctctaccttacctgacaccctagatcCACTTCAATTTacttactgccccaatagatccacaggcgatgcaatcgccatcgcactacacactgccctatcccatccggacaagaggaatacctatgtaagaatgctgttcattaactattgctcagcattcaacaccatagtaccctccaagctcatcattaagctcggggccctgggtctgaaccccgccctgtgcaactgggtcctggacttcctgacgggccgcccccaggtggtgaaggtaggaaacaacacctccacttcgctgaaccgcaacacaggggccccacaagggtgcgtgctcagccccctcctgtactctctgttcacccatgactgcgtggacacgcacgcctccaactcaatcatcaagtttgcagacgaaacaacagtagtaggcctgattaccaacaatgacgagacagcctacagagaggaggtgagggctctccctcaacgtcaacaaaacaaaggagcttatcgtggacttcaggaaacagcagagggagcaccctatctatccacatcgatgggaccacagtggagaaggtggaaagcttcaagttcctcggcgtacacatcactgacaaactgaaatggtccacctacacagacagtgtgatgaagaaggctcaacagcgcctcttcaacctcaggaggctgaagaaatttgtcttggcacctaaaaccctcacaaacttttacagatgcacaattgagagcatcctgttgggctgtatcaccgcctggtacggcaactgcaccgaccacaaccgcagggctctccagagggttgtgcagtctgcccaacgcatcaccgggggcacactacctgccctccaggacacctacagcacctgatgtcacaggaaggccaaacatatcatcaaggacaacaaccacccgaaccactgcctgttcaccccgctatcatccagaaggcgaggtcaactgaaaaacagtttctatctcaaggccatcagactgttaaatagccatcactagcatcttagaggctgctgcactatatacatagacttgaaatcactggccactttaataatggaacactagtcactttaataatgtttacatattttgcattactcatctcatatgtatatactgtattctattctactgtattttagtctatgctgctctgacattgctcatccaaatatgtatttatatattcttaattccattcctttactttagATTTGTTTATTGCGTgtattgttgtgaaattgttagatattacttgttaaatattactgcaccgttggagctagaaacacaagcatttcgctacacccgcaataacatctgctaaacatgtgtatgtgaccaatacaatttgatttgatttgatttataatgCAGTAGATTTAGGGCATGATCAAAAAGCTTAGGAAATGCATACCCTTAAAGAATAATACAATAATGGTTGGATGAAGCTCTTCGAATTTCTTATGAATGCAGACATGGACAATATAGGCAAATATTCTCTAGTGAATGAAAACACTTTTAGAGGACTGCACCAGCTTTACTTTCATCACTTCCTACTTTCATCACTTCCTACTTTCATCACTTCTTCCTTTCGTCACTTTTTTAAGATAAGCATCACATTAACCCTCAGCATTTCACAATCACTGTAACAGTCAAATACATTTAGTACTGCTTATGAATGAAAAAATGTAATGATTTGCTTGGTTATTAGCATTTCAGAAGATGGGATATATCTGTGGACTGTTTAATTGATTCAAGTaattagaaaatattcatagccCATGTGCATAAAGACAAGTTTTCTGCTGC
The DNA window shown above is from Coregonus clupeaformis isolate EN_2021a chromosome 18, ASM2061545v1, whole genome shotgun sequence and carries:
- the LOC121581905 gene encoding alpha-(1,3)-fucosyltransferase 7, which codes for MAASMPLFLSAIMILSISSYVLHKRLLAQIGTAHQYQLRNLTILLWHWPFSRPYSLEGDVCSNEYGIPGCLLSDNTSLYPQADIVVFHHHELRTGRSTLPLHLPRPASQRWLWLSLEPPVNNGNLTQYKGLFNWTMSYRADADVPMPYGKMVEVLVPPNSNSSSYVIPKKGACLASWVVSNYRPDHARSQVYQSLRKYIPIEVYGRWLKRPLTDQSLIPTIGRCNFYLAFENSVAIDYITEKLWRNAYLAGAVPVVLGPSRANYEAFVPSGSFIHVSDFSSTERLAAFLQQLATDRGRYEAYFKWRQTHEIKTYTDWRERLCNICINYHRLPANKVYYDLEGWANR